The uncultured Desulfuromonas sp. genome has a segment encoding these proteins:
- a CDS encoding DUF6701 domain-containing protein produces MTERRRPSRHPFYSFLLQVSCCWLWALLLVLLGTSQLFAACSEYMGRATINEVYFDNNDHYVEFKLLDSNIPASVYGDWSYRVCNGNVRGRQRCYPYVSVPTNSTNMPWIVDQQVDRRYLDFSKRMDILLVDGDGLPIDYLTVNLTRQRPGDCNFIYDTTANDTSSFILARFEDGTGDWMAVSSGNSGDETEEDSNDVVNGQPWPRLYVTTTTVFVGETATVVLTLVDENGNPVTSDGSITFAYQTEDGTASTGDDYGAVSGIATIAAGSSQTSIAINTYNSGLLTQDSVFYLHLSDPSGVTLLNNYPQIILKPLQAAEHHWPFDACDWLGVSSEVDDVVGNNDGTSRNGMTTVDVSSGSGPLCRAATFDGLDDYVALQSSLSLLRGTASLGFWIRTTQVGDNTAWQAPGIAGIEEDGGTDDIFWGFIDGIGRIGISIGNNNGIKSAAAINDGAFHYVVLTRHEQTGIVQVYVDGQLSGSGTLPSGWIGHGFSSFGRIENTNAGLDLNYFEGTLDEVMLFDTVLSSSAIERMYENYVAGSDWDGSERECVSCESFCFSDDFERDSLGDSWTIIKQDNFTPQISNGKLILTSSQGYISSGVTLKGSYPSQDNYVEIEFEHNAYGGNGADGVVLVLSDASVVPVAGASGGSLGYANRTGEDGFAGGWLGFGLDEYGNFSNPTEGRNGGTRQVPDAIVVRGHGDKQSGYEYITGTSSLNPGIDNPSSSSPAPGYRYRFSIDTRTEKTLLKVERDTGSGYSTVIDWKDVTQTAAAPEFFRVSFTASTGGSNNIHSIDDFTMNALYCGTIGEGEIDHFLFLHDGHGLTCATEQVTLVACANSDCSQVYTGDIQVQLPDIGWLNGTIQTLTFPASGQVTLDLKHTTAESVTLDVEVSSPDAGGVTECRQGSTSTSCSLMFHDAGLLLDVDDGRSCSNLSGTIQAVQKNSATETCVGNDSFAETEKDIGFWFDYQQPDSGNVVPYLNDQALGQDSPGTPVRLTFDDNARATFNLSYLDAGSLTLSARYDGTGDDAGLVMTGSTSAPFVVAPDHFVVTSSLNNSTTTGTPKIAAGDTFDVTVQAVCSDGTVTENFAWPTNLSIVDSQPTSAGVLSNGSLLATEFEDGVAAPNDLSYSEVGNITLKALAEEYLDSTMDISGTSEIVGRFHPDHFTVEANTPTLSPGCTTFSYLGQPLDYVDAPQLTITARNAADGVTRNYTGSWWHLGDIDESYVDATAAAAGVTIDVLLAGHSPATTDSSATSPGEIEVNFTGPLAYQKPVGLNVAPFTSDLSLQFAIDDGDAIYKGGNPYSLDIAFDPASANEIRHGRLVLSNTHGSELLPLSMPIRSEYFDGKNFVVNGADNCTALLLNQFAFDPSPATIANANGLTDVANGEGALDWTSPVYPVGYVDVKVDLSTGPYWLQYDWDGDGSEDDPPAARATFGIYKGSERIIYLRETTWY; encoded by the coding sequence ATGACTGAGCGAAGAAGACCGTCCCGCCATCCTTTTTATTCCTTCCTGCTTCAGGTGTCCTGTTGCTGGCTGTGGGCTCTGTTGTTGGTCCTGTTAGGGACATCGCAACTGTTTGCCGCCTGTTCCGAGTACATGGGCCGAGCCACGATCAACGAAGTTTATTTTGACAACAATGATCATTATGTTGAGTTCAAGTTGCTCGACAGTAATATTCCGGCATCGGTCTATGGTGACTGGTCGTATCGGGTGTGTAACGGTAATGTTCGGGGGCGGCAACGTTGTTACCCCTATGTGTCCGTGCCGACAAATTCAACCAATATGCCGTGGATTGTCGATCAGCAGGTTGATCGCCGTTACCTTGATTTCAGTAAGAGGATGGACATCTTATTGGTTGATGGTGACGGCCTGCCGATTGACTATCTAACTGTAAATTTAACAAGACAGCGGCCAGGGGATTGCAATTTTATTTATGATACGACGGCCAATGACACCAGTAGTTTTATTCTGGCCCGTTTTGAAGACGGGACAGGAGATTGGATGGCGGTCAGCAGTGGCAATTCGGGGGATGAAACGGAAGAAGATTCCAACGATGTTGTTAATGGACAACCCTGGCCACGCTTATATGTGACAACGACCACGGTATTTGTTGGCGAAACCGCAACAGTCGTTTTAACTCTGGTTGATGAGAATGGAAACCCCGTGACCAGTGACGGGTCCATTACGTTTGCTTACCAGACCGAGGACGGAACAGCATCGACCGGAGATGATTATGGTGCCGTGTCAGGCATTGCGACCATTGCGGCAGGGAGTTCCCAGACTAGTATCGCGATTAATACCTACAATAGCGGTCTTTTAACACAGGACAGTGTGTTTTATCTCCATCTCAGTGACCCCAGCGGTGTCACGTTGCTGAATAACTATCCACAGATTATTCTAAAACCTCTTCAGGCGGCAGAGCACCATTGGCCGTTTGATGCCTGTGACTGGTTGGGTGTCAGCAGCGAAGTGGATGATGTGGTGGGTAATAATGATGGCACGTCGCGAAACGGCATGACCACTGTGGATGTTTCTTCTGGCAGCGGACCTTTGTGCCGTGCTGCAACATTTGACGGCCTCGATGACTATGTGGCCCTGCAGAGCTCTCTGTCGTTACTCCGTGGGACGGCCTCGCTGGGCTTCTGGATCAGAACGACCCAGGTGGGAGATAATACCGCGTGGCAGGCACCCGGAATTGCCGGTATCGAAGAAGATGGTGGAACCGACGATATTTTCTGGGGTTTTATTGATGGAATTGGTCGTATCGGTATCAGTATTGGCAACAATAATGGGATTAAGTCTGCAGCGGCGATCAATGACGGCGCGTTTCACTACGTGGTGTTAACCCGACATGAGCAGACCGGAATTGTCCAAGTCTACGTGGATGGACAACTCAGCGGCAGTGGAACGCTGCCGAGTGGATGGATTGGTCATGGCTTTTCCAGTTTCGGCCGGATCGAAAATACCAACGCCGGGCTTGATCTGAACTACTTCGAGGGCACCCTTGATGAAGTGATGCTTTTCGATACGGTCTTGTCATCGTCAGCCATTGAGCGGATGTATGAGAACTATGTTGCAGGATCCGACTGGGATGGCTCGGAGCGTGAATGCGTCAGTTGCGAATCGTTCTGTTTTTCTGACGATTTTGAGCGTGACAGCCTCGGTGATAGCTGGACGATTATCAAACAGGACAACTTCACTCCCCAGATCAGTAACGGTAAACTGATTCTGACCAGCTCCCAGGGCTATATCTCGAGCGGTGTCACCTTGAAAGGCTCGTATCCGTCGCAGGATAACTATGTCGAGATCGAATTCGAACACAATGCCTATGGCGGTAATGGTGCTGACGGTGTGGTGCTGGTGCTCTCCGATGCCTCGGTTGTACCGGTGGCCGGTGCCTCCGGCGGCTCACTGGGCTATGCCAATCGTACCGGCGAAGATGGTTTTGCCGGTGGCTGGTTGGGTTTTGGACTGGATGAATACGGCAACTTCTCCAACCCGACGGAAGGGCGTAACGGCGGGACTCGTCAGGTGCCTGATGCAATTGTTGTCCGTGGTCATGGCGATAAGCAGAGTGGGTATGAATATATCACCGGAACCAGCTCATTGAATCCTGGTATTGATAACCCTTCCTCTTCGTCGCCGGCTCCGGGATATCGCTATCGGTTTAGTATTGATACCCGCACCGAAAAGACCCTGCTTAAAGTGGAGCGGGATACCGGCAGCGGCTATTCAACGGTCATTGATTGGAAGGATGTGACCCAGACTGCAGCGGCGCCGGAATTCTTTCGGGTCAGTTTTACGGCATCGACCGGCGGTTCAAATAATATCCACTCGATTGATGATTTCACTATGAATGCGCTGTATTGCGGCACCATTGGTGAAGGAGAAATTGACCATTTTCTATTTCTGCACGATGGTCATGGACTGACCTGTGCGACGGAACAAGTCACTCTGGTGGCCTGCGCCAACAGTGACTGTTCTCAGGTTTATACCGGCGATATTCAGGTGCAATTACCGGATATTGGCTGGTTGAATGGAACCATTCAGACGCTGACTTTTCCGGCCAGTGGTCAGGTAACACTTGACCTCAAGCACACCACGGCCGAGAGCGTTACGCTCGATGTTGAGGTGTCATCACCCGATGCCGGCGGAGTGACCGAATGTCGCCAGGGTTCCACCTCGACCAGTTGCAGTCTTATGTTTCATGATGCGGGATTACTTCTTGATGTGGATGACGGACGCTCGTGCAGCAATCTTTCCGGGACGATCCAGGCGGTGCAAAAAAATTCAGCGACGGAAACCTGCGTTGGCAATGACAGCTTTGCTGAAACCGAGAAGGATATTGGGTTCTGGTTTGATTATCAACAGCCGGATAGCGGCAATGTCGTGCCGTACCTGAACGATCAGGCGTTGGGACAGGACAGCCCTGGAACACCTGTCCGTCTGACCTTTGATGACAATGCTCGGGCCACCTTTAACCTGAGTTACCTCGACGCCGGAAGCCTGACGTTGTCGGCACGCTATGACGGCACGGGCGATGACGCCGGTCTGGTGATGACGGGCAGCACCAGCGCGCCGTTTGTTGTGGCGCCTGACCACTTTGTTGTCACCAGCAGCCTGAATAACAGTACCACCACTGGGACACCGAAGATTGCGGCCGGAGATACCTTTGACGTGACCGTCCAGGCGGTGTGCAGTGACGGTACCGTGACTGAAAACTTTGCCTGGCCGACTAATCTGTCGATAGTTGATTCGCAACCGACATCGGCGGGAGTTTTATCCAACGGCAGCCTTTTGGCCACCGAGTTTGAGGATGGTGTGGCAGCGCCGAATGATCTCAGTTACAGCGAAGTCGGCAATATCACCTTGAAGGCGCTGGCCGAAGAGTATCTGGACAGCACCATGGATATCAGCGGAACCAGCGAGATTGTCGGCCGTTTTCATCCCGACCATTTTACCGTGGAAGCCAACACGCCGACACTCAGCCCCGGCTGTACGACTTTCAGTTACCTTGGACAACCATTGGACTATGTGGATGCACCACAGTTAACCATTACAGCGCGTAATGCGGCAGACGGTGTGACCAGGAATTACACCGGCAGTTGGTGGCATCTTGGTGACATCGACGAAAGCTATGTTGATGCCACAGCTGCGGCTGCCGGCGTGACCATTGATGTTTTGCTGGCAGGACATAGCCCGGCGACAACCGATTCGTCGGCGACATCCCCCGGAGAAATTGAAGTGAACTTTACCGGGCCACTGGCGTATCAGAAACCGGTAGGGCTCAATGTCGCGCCGTTTACCAGTGACCTGTCGTTGCAGTTTGCTATTGATGATGGCGATGCCATTTATAAAGGAGGCAATCCCTACAGCCTCGACATTGCCTTTGATCCCGCGTCAGCCAATGAAATCCGTCATGGCCGACTGGTGTTGAGCAATACCCACGGCTCGGAGCTGTTACCGTTGTCCATGCCGATACGTAGCGAATATTTTGATGGAAAAAATTTTGTCGTAAATGGCGCGGATAACTGTACCGCGCTATTGCTGAACCAGTTTGCCTTTGATCCATCACCAGCAACCATTGCCAATGCGAACGGCCTTACAGATGTCGCCAACGGCGAGGGGGCGCTTGACTGGACCAGCCCGGTCTATCCGGTGGGTTATGTGGATGTGAAGGTGGACTTGTCCACCGGGCCGTACTGGTTGCAATACGATTGGGATGGTGACGGCAGCGAAGATGATCCTCCCGCGGCTCGGGCAACCTTTGGTATCTACAAAGGCAGTGAACGGATTATCTACCTGCGCGAAACGACCTGGTATTGA
- a CDS encoding HDOD domain-containing protein, which translates to MQDIFVGRQPIFDRNIKVYAYELLYRHAYVNYAEIHDQDAASCDVMANALLEIGLDAIVGPHKAFCNFARGFLLQQDDLSFVADRLVIEVLEHVEPEPEILKAMEFFSGQGHLIALDDFVYRPELRPLVERADIVKLDVMELSMDQVAEQLAMLREIKALKFVAEKVETNEIFQQCRDLGVDYFQGYFFSKPKIVSGKKLPPARMAMIRLLSELQNPDVSISEVEKIIESDVYLSVKLLRQINSSYYNLINEVTSIRQAIVCIGLNHIRTWACVLMLGGVSDKPQELLGMALIRAKMCELLASEADGSSPQVFFTVGLFSLLDSILDAPMSQILDSLPLSEEINDALLEYRGVAGATLRDVQSYEQADWSALEGSSYSSEELANTYWDAVAWVEKIKASLND; encoded by the coding sequence ATGCAGGATATCTTTGTCGGCAGACAACCCATTTTTGACCGTAACATCAAAGTGTATGCCTATGAATTGCTCTATCGGCATGCGTATGTCAATTATGCGGAAATCCACGATCAGGATGCCGCCAGTTGCGATGTGATGGCCAATGCTCTGCTGGAGATCGGCCTGGATGCCATTGTCGGCCCCCACAAAGCCTTTTGCAATTTTGCCCGCGGGTTCTTGTTACAACAGGATGATTTGTCGTTTGTGGCCGACCGGTTGGTTATTGAAGTGCTGGAGCATGTTGAACCAGAACCGGAGATTCTTAAAGCGATGGAATTTTTCTCCGGGCAGGGGCACTTGATCGCCCTGGATGATTTTGTCTATCGACCGGAGCTGCGCCCCCTGGTTGAACGGGCCGATATTGTCAAGCTGGATGTCATGGAACTGAGCATGGATCAAGTGGCAGAGCAACTGGCCATGCTACGCGAGATCAAGGCGCTGAAATTTGTTGCGGAAAAGGTGGAAACCAACGAAATCTTCCAGCAGTGTCGTGATCTGGGCGTTGATTATTTTCAGGGCTATTTTTTCAGTAAACCGAAGATTGTCTCCGGCAAGAAGCTGCCTCCCGCGCGCATGGCGATGATCCGCCTGCTTAGTGAGCTGCAAAATCCTGATGTCAGCATCAGCGAAGTCGAAAAGATTATCGAATCCGACGTTTACCTCAGTGTCAAGCTGCTGCGACAGATCAATTCGAGTTATTACAACCTGATCAATGAAGTGACGTCAATTCGCCAGGCCATTGTCTGTATCGGTCTTAACCATATTCGCACCTGGGCCTGTGTGCTGATGCTCGGCGGCGTCAGCGATAAGCCGCAGGAACTGTTGGGTATGGCGTTGATTCGGGCAAAAATGTGTGAACTGTTGGCCTCTGAAGCAGATGGGAGCAGTCCTCAGGTGTTTTTCACCGTCGGATTGTTCTCGTTACTTGACAGCATCCTTGATGCACCGATGAGTCAGATTCTCGACAGTTTGCCGTTGTCGGAAGAAATTAATGACGCTCTTCTTGAGTATCGTGGTGTCGCGGGAGCAACTCTACGCGATGTGCAGTCTTACGAACAGGCGGACTGGTCCGCACTTGAAGGTTCGAGCTATAGCAGTGAAGAACTGGCCAATACCTATTGGGACGCTGTCGCCTGGGTGGAAAAAATCAAGGCCAGTCTGAACGATTAA